In the genome of uncultured Pseudomonas sp., the window TCGGGTCGCCAGCACGGTAGGCTTTAAAGTCCAGGTAGAACGCCGGGATTTCGATGACCCCAAGGGTGTAGTCACGGTTCTCGTGCTTGAGGTGGAGAATCGATTTTTTCGCCGCCTGTTCTTCCAGCTTCACCGCTTCACGGGTGATGGCGACGACTTTGCTGGTCTGATCGTTCGGCGCATTGCTGGCCGGAATCACTTCCAGGCGAACTTGCGAGCCTTTTGGTCCACGAATCAGTTTGACCACTTCATCCAAACGCCAGCCGATGACGTCGACCATTTCCTTGCTGCCCTGGGCAACGCCGATGATCTTGTCAGCAGGGGCGATCTGCTTGCTCTTTTCCGCTGGGCCAGCCGGCACCAGGCGCACGATCTTGACGTGCTCGTTGTCGCTTTGCAGTACCGCACCAATACCTTCGAGCGAGAGGCTCATATTGATGTCGAAGTTTTCTGCGTTATCCGGCGACAAGTAGGTGGTGTGTGGGTCGTAGGACATCGCAAAGGCGTTGATGTACGCCTGGAATACGTCTTCGCCACGGGTTTGCTGCAGGCGTGCGAGTTGGTTCTTGTAGCGCTTGGTCAACAGTTCTTGAATGGCTTTGGGCTCTTTGCCGGCAATCTTCAGGCGTAGCACTTCATCCTTTACCCGCTTGCGCCAGAGGTCGTCCAGTTCGGCGACGTTCTTGACCCAGGGGGCGTTCTCGCGATCGATGAGCAGGCTCTCATCGCTGTCGAAATCAATCGTCTCGACGCCTTTCTCGAGCATGCTCAGGGCGAACTGCAGGCGCCCTTGCAAACGCTCCAGATGACGTGTGTAGATGGCGAAGCCGGGCTGCAGGTCGCCGTTCTTCAGCAGGTCGTCAAAGCGCGTGCGCCACTGGTCGAACTCGGCGATGTCGCTGGCGATGAAATAGCTGCGCGAGGGGTCGAGCATCTTCAGGTAGCCCTGATAGATTTTCTCCGAACGCTCGTCATTCAGCGGCGGCTTGTTGTAATGATGACGCTTCAACAGCTCGACGACGTTGAGGCTGGCGATCACTTGCTCGCGGTCAGGTTGCAAGTACTCCCAGGAGTCATTGCTGGTTTTCGCCGCGAGCGGCAGGGCGCTCAGGGCAAATGAGAATGCGAGGGTGGCGCTGAGTAAGGATCGCTTCATGCTGGTTCGACGTGTGGGCAGTTTATAACGCATATTAGGCCGTCTTTAATGGCGCCCGGTTCCATCGGCGCAATGCAAAAGCCCGGTGTTCAACGCCGGGCTCGGTTTAAATGCACTATGGAGGCAGCGTGAAGGCATTGCAAGGCGTTGAAGGCCGTGTGGCATGGGCAGAGCACCCAGCACCGGCCTGTGATATTGGCGAAATTCGTATCCGTGTGGCGGCCGCTGGGCTCAACCGTGCTGACTTGTTACAGCGCGCCGGGCTCTATCCGCCGCCGCCAGGAACCACCGAGATACTCGGGCTGGAGTGCGCCGGTATTGTCAGTGAAGTGGGCGCCGGTTGTGGCTGGAAAGTGGGCGACCGGGTGTGTGCACTGCTGAGCGGTGGCGGTATGGCTGAGGAGGTGGTGGTCGATGCGCGCCACGCCTTGCCTGTGCCTGAAGGGGTGACGCTGCATGAAGCAGCCGCATTGCCTGAGGTCTACGCCACGGCCTGGCTCAATCTATTTCAGCTGGCGGGCCTGAAACCGGGGCAAAAGGTGTTGTTGCATGCCGGAGCCAGTGGTGTGGGCTCTGCGGCCATTCAGTTATGCAAGGCATTCGGCAGTCCGAGCTGGGTCAGCGTCGGTTCACCGGAGCGGTTGGCTTACTGCGAAAGCCTGGGCGCTCAGGGCGGTGTATTGCGCGGCGAAGAGCAGTTACAGGCGTTGCGTGACTTCGCCCCGTTCGATGTGATTCTCGACCCGGTGGGTGGCAACTACGCGGCGCTTAACCTGGATTTGCTGGCCCTGGATGGTCGTTGGGTCAATATTGGTTTGCTCGGTGGGCGTAAGGCTGAACTGGATCTGGCGGTGCTGCTGGGCAAGCGCATTCAGCTGATCGGCTCGACCCTGCGTAACCGGGATGAGCAATTCAAGGCCGACTTGATGCGCGATCTGCAGCAGTTTGTCTGGCCGCTATTTGCCGAGGGTCGGCTTAAGCCGCAACTGCAGCAGGCATATGCACTCAAAGACGCCGAGGCGGCCTTTGCGGTGTTGGCGACTAACCAGGTCAACGGCAAACTGGTATTGGTCATAGACCCGAGCTTGGTTTGAAAGATGGCATCGATTGCCTTAGTCAATCGATGCCATGGCGGCAATTAATAAGCTTTTTTTGTTCAAGGCGCTAAAATGGGCCCCGTAAATTTCCTAACCCTCAGAAGGAATCAGAGATGAACCTCATCAACACCCAAGTTCAACCGTTCAAGGTCAACGCTTTCCACAACGGTAAATTCATCGAAGTCACCGAGCAGTCCCTGAAGGGCAAGTGGTCGGTACTGATCTTTATGCCAGCAG includes:
- a CDS encoding carboxy terminal-processing peptidase; the encoded protein is MRYKLPTRRTSMKRSLLSATLAFSFALSALPLAAKTSNDSWEYLQPDREQVIASLNVVELLKRHHYNKPPLNDERSEKIYQGYLKMLDPSRSYFIASDIAEFDQWRTRFDDLLKNGDLQPGFAIYTRHLERLQGRLQFALSMLEKGVETIDFDSDESLLIDRENAPWVKNVAELDDLWRKRVKDEVLRLKIAGKEPKAIQELLTKRYKNQLARLQQTRGEDVFQAYINAFAMSYDPHTTYLSPDNAENFDINMSLSLEGIGAVLQSDNEHVKIVRLVPAGPAEKSKQIAPADKIIGVAQGSKEMVDVIGWRLDEVVKLIRGPKGSQVRLEVIPASNAPNDQTSKVVAITREAVKLEEQAAKKSILHLKHENRDYTLGVIEIPAFYLDFKAYRAGDPNYKSTTRDVKRLLTELAKEKVDGVVIDLRNNGGGSLQEATELTGLFIDQGPTVLVRNSDGRVDVLADENTGIYYKGPLAVLVNRLSASASEIFAGAMQDYHRALILGGQTFGKGTVQTIQPLNHGELKLTLAKFYRVSGQSTQHQGVIPDIQYPDIMDTKEIGESALPEAMPWDSIKPAIKPELDSIKPFLAELQSRYENRTAQNADFTFARDRLQLAQKLMQENTVSLNEAKRRAQQADIEGQQLAIENSRREAKGEAPLNKLKQEDEDALPVEDKKIKPEDDAYLAESGRILLDYLGLNTRLAKQ
- a CDS encoding NAD(P)H-quinone oxidoreductase; this encodes MKALQGVEGRVAWAEHPAPACDIGEIRIRVAAAGLNRADLLQRAGLYPPPPGTTEILGLECAGIVSEVGAGCGWKVGDRVCALLSGGGMAEEVVVDARHALPVPEGVTLHEAAALPEVYATAWLNLFQLAGLKPGQKVLLHAGASGVGSAAIQLCKAFGSPSWVSVGSPERLAYCESLGAQGGVLRGEEQLQALRDFAPFDVILDPVGGNYAALNLDLLALDGRWVNIGLLGGRKAELDLAVLLGKRIQLIGSTLRNRDEQFKADLMRDLQQFVWPLFAEGRLKPQLQQAYALKDAEAAFAVLATNQVNGKLVLVIDPSLV